Part of the Paroedura picta isolate Pp20150507F chromosome 3, Ppicta_v3.0, whole genome shotgun sequence genome is shown below.
CAGCATTGTGACATACTTATTTTACAAATCAGGTGTGTCCACGACATTTAAGATATAGCTCCTAAGGAATATCAGTTTTGCCTTCCCAAAATGTTGCATCTTGCCTTGACTACTTCACACTGTGTACCTGCCTTGTTGTCacgtttaaatggctggcagctgaaCCGGATgaaagtctggtaaatgttcgGGGAATCTACCTTCTCCGAACAATGGTTCAGTGGTTTCAAGCTGGCTTGAGTTTGTGAGAAATTTAGTCTCGTGAGCCAGTTTTTCGTCATTCCTATTAtgtaaaggtaaagtaaaggtatcccctgtgcaagcaccgggtcatgtctgacccctggggtgacgccctccagcgttttcatggcagactgaacacggggtggtttgccagtgccttccccagtcattaccgtttaccccccagcaagctgggtactcattttaccgacctcggaaggatgggaggctgagtcaacttttCCTATTATGTGCATACtctaaaaagtgtgtgtgtgcacccgtGTGCATGCCCATGTGTATACTGACATGTGGAGGATCTGTTAAAACTCATGCTCTTGATTTCAGCTCGATGAGACTCCTCCAGCTGATTTCTCTGAACTGAGGCATTTCCAGGAAATGAAACACCCAGTCAATGTTTGACTAAACTGAAAAAGAAAGTAAAAAGTGCTTGTTACGTTTGAGGAAGGCAGGCACAGAAATGGCTAGTGGGAGCCTTGTTGAGGAGTTCTGTGAGGAAACCACTTGTTCAATCTGCTTGGAATACTTCAAAGAACCAGTGATTCTGGACTGCGGGCACAATTTCTGCCAAGCCTGCCTCACCCAGTGCTGGACGGAGTCAGACGCAGGCCCTTCCTGCCCGCAGTGCCGGGAAGTCTTCCAGCAAAAGAATTTCAGGCCGAACCGGCAGTTGGCGAACTTTGTCGACCTTGTCAAGAAACTTGAGGTGGAGAGAAGCACGGTGGGGACAGAGCCTGGCGTGTGTGAGCAGCATCAGGAGCCCCTGAAACTCTTCTGCAAGAAGGAGCAAACTCTCATCTGCTGGTTATGCGACAGATCCAAGAAGCACAAGGATCATCACACAGTTATGCTGGACGAGGCGGCCCAAGAGTATAAGGTAGGGAAGCCTCAAAAGGGAAGGGGGTTCTTTTTGAAAGGCGCCGAAAGCAATTGCTACGCTAATTTTAGCACACTGACAGCATTGTGCACCATGTGCTGTGGACACAGCAGATGGCTGGGATTTAATTTCCTTCCACAGAGGTCAGTGGGGCGCGTCAAGTACACACCCTGGCGTTACTTGTTAGCTCCACATCACATTGGTGATCATGgaatctttttttgtttgtttgtttgacctgCCTAGTTTGTCAGGCAAATTCTTAGTTTTTGGGGGGCGTAAAAAATAAAGGATTTGACCATTATAGGTGTTTGTGCTTTATCTCCCCGGCCACGGTTTACAGATCAATAAAGTGTAAGTGTTCCGTCTCACCCACAATTCCTAGAGATAATCACCTGAGAAACATTAATGACAGCTTAAGAACGTATTACTAATGGCATCCATTCACTGCTATTAATTTTGTGGAAGGGACTGAGAAACAGAAAGTTTTCTGgcatgggaaggggggaagtggTGAAAAATTGTCCATTTTCCCCTGCCCCATTTCTCTGATCAAAGTCTCAGTAAACCAGGAAgtgttacaataaaatcagagcccagcagcacctttcagaccaacaaagatttattcaaggcgtgagcactcgaaagctcacgccttgaataaatctttgttggtcttaaaggtgccgctggactctgattttattgtgctacttcagacccacacggctacccatttgaacttgTCTAGAAAGTGttgttcttatttgtttgttttatatatggCCTCTCCCAATGAGCAGGTTCACTGCAGAAAATCAAACTTCAATAAAACCTGAAAGTGGATGTGGGGTATCAATTCCCCCCCACACCTCAAAGCTAGTATGGAAgaaaggcagtgtggtgtagtggtaagagAGTGTCAGACCAgattctgggagacccaggtttgattctactctgccatgaaagctctctgggtgaccttgagccggtcATAGGCTGCCGTCCTAAACTACCTCATACAATTGCTGTGATCAAACCAGAGGAGAGGAGATGGATGAAATTCACGTtagatccccattggggagaaaggtgggatatacatgAAATTACTAGATGAATACACtaaaaaggtgcaagcaccgagtcatgtctgacccttggggtgacgccctccagcgttttcatggcagactcaatatggggtggtttgccagtgccttccccagtcattaccatttactccccagcaagctgggtactcattttaccaacctcggaaggatggaaggctgagtcaaccttgagccggctgctgggatcgaactcccagcctcatgggcagagctttcagactgcaggtctgctgcttttccactctgcaccacaagaggctcacctagATGAATACACTAGTTacgcttttaaaaatctgattgttATGAGCCTTGAACTTGCAGGATACCCAGGTTTATCGCCTGTTTCTGTGCATTCCTCTCCACATCCCTTTTGAAACACGTCTCACATGTTCTCACTTCCGGCCAAAACAATGCCTTTTCTCTTCGCGCAGGATAAAATCAAGGCTCAGCAGGAGTCTCTGGAGCAAGAAAGAAACCATCTTGTGACCTGGAAACAGTCGGAAGAGCAGGGATGCCTGGGGTGTCTGGTAGGTGATATGGCATTCTGGAATGAAAATAGTGACTGGTAGacttcttctttcctctctgtACATTTTTTGGGTATCTCCCTCTCAACGTAAGGGATTAGAGCTGTAAATTCAGATGGTTACAGTGGAAACTGGGCACTATAAAATTAGATTAGCTGCATACCTGTAACGGGAGAGATTTTAAGGTGTGTGAGTGTAAGGTGCTATCAATTCGCATCCAACTGGATGACTTgacataggattttcaaggcaagagatgttcacaaGTGGTTcaccacagagagccagtttggtgtcgtggttaggagtgtggacatctaatctggcatgccgggttcgattctgcactcccccacatgcaagcagctgggtgaccttgggctcgccacggcactgaaaaaactgttctgaccgagcagtgatatcagggctctctcagcctcacccacctcacagggtgtctgttgtggggagaggaatgggaagatgactgtaagccgctttgaacctccttcgggtagagaaaagtggcatataagaaccaactcctcttctttttcttcttctgcctctgagTAGTGATCCTGATGttccttagtggtttcccatccaaatgctaacaactttgtaaaaagaaagagaggagagagagagagagagagccctaacTGACTTAATGTTCttctggagggaaagcaggcaggaagtgaactcacaggagcaggaagtctccaattgagccaatcaggacacagaaggagaCTACTTGAAAATATCAAGACGTTCCTTttattcatggatgctttagactgttcggactagatggtctgcatggccccttccaactctatgatggcCTGTGTGGGCTGTttcgactctatgattctatgatatttctatgattctaaggccaaCCCTCCTTAGCATCTGAGGTCTGATGAGTGGATTCTGGATCACCTCAGGTAAAATGCAACACGTTTTCACGTATGCATTAATCATGGTGGGAAACAAAGTGGCATGTGTGCACCAGAACATGCGttctggaagaaaaaaacaactggAAAATAACACCTGACATCTAGCAGCCCGGAGACCCAGTTTCAGAAAAACATTAAACTGCTGGCTGCAGATTGTTGCAAACGCAGTTAAAATCACAACTACAttgtcattgttaccacgctatGGCAAGCCTCAAGAAGGAGGGCATTCCACAGTCACGGTGCTTCCACTAAGAAGGTCCCGTCACTCTTCTCCAGCTGACTCAGTTCTATAAGCAGGGGGTAAAGAGagcaggaaaacgctggagggcgtcaccccaagggtcagacatgacccggtgcttgcacaggggatacctttacctttaccttaaagagaGCAGGACAGGTGTAGCTAAACTGGATTACTGGTCAAACAGAAGTGGCAAAGGGagttttgattcttgaaagcttataccctgtgTCGGAACAAGCGTGCGTTCACACAatctgataccttgaataaagcttcattggtcttcaaggtcccactggattcaaactttattctgctgcttcagaccaacatggctcctgcctgaatctatcttcctggaaatcttgttggtcttgaaggtgctactggacctgaACCTTGCTTGTTTATTTCTGCACTCCTCCATTTCTCCCAGACCCAGGTCTCCATGATGATGAAGGAGACAAAGCATACCTTTGAGCAAATGCACAGGTTTCTGGAAGAAAAGGAATCTCTCAGGCTGTCCCAGCTAAGAGATCTGGAGAAAGAGATGGAGGACAGGCACAAAGAAAATGATGGAAGATTCTCTGAGAAAAtttctcatctctgtagtctgcttGTAGAGATGGAGAGGAAGTGTGAGCAGCCAGCAGATGAATTCTTGCAGGTATGACTGAACCAAGGACCCATTTCCAGCTACCTGGGGAATGCTCCTTGGCTTTCCCAGAGAAGGAAGGAGCAAATGAGTTTTCGCTAGAACTAAAAGGCAGCCCAATATCTGAGatccacttccgtttttctctttCAGGACATCAAAAGTACCTGGAGCAGGTATGTGGTTCTTTCTTAACTCCTATTTGTGGTTTTCATCGAATTATGAAGAAGCTTTACACATACGCACAATTATGAAGAAGCTTTACACATACGCACATTTCTGGAAGTTGGGTCACAAAAAGTATGATGATCAAGTATGCTGAAGCTTCAAACTGTATATCCCATGCAGTTTGAGAATTTTGTCTCCACTCCTAACAGTCTGACTACAGACTACCATCAAGACCCTTTCCTTGTGAAAAGCACATTTCTAGGAAGCTGCCTGGTTCTGATTTAGACCTTGGGTCTATCTAGCTCAGGACTGGGTCCTTCTCAGCATCTTTGTAACAGGAGATCCCAGGGAACAAACCTGgacatccatctatccatccatccatccatccatccatctatccatctgtccgtccgtccgtccatccgtccgtccgtccgtccgtccatccatccatccatccatccatataccaccgctctccaaCAGGTCTCACGGCAGTTTGCATGATAAAACAATCCAattaaacaacaaaacaataaataacaagCAGCAGTGGTCTCATCCTCTGTATTCAATTCTAACCCGTCTTGTTCAGCCAGAAGGCCATACCTGTAAAACGCTGGCTTGGATCCAGAACAGCGTTTTGTGAGAACATGGATTTTCACCTGCAAAGCATAACTTTCTCACCCCTAGCAGGAGGGAGAGAGGTGAAAAGGTCATGCTGTGAGCAGGAATCCTTGCATCCACTTAGATGCTGCTTTGGATCAAAGTCACGTTATCCTACGGAGTAGTGGTCTCTGCCTTGTATACACGCCTGTGCTCCTTGCATGGTTTCAGGTTTAGTTCTCCTTATAGATTCTCAAGACCAGCAAAGGAAATATTTCAGAGACTAGGGAGCTCACATTTAAGTCTCCAGttgggtagtcttttgctttactccagcatggtatagtggtgcaaagcagtggcttctaacctgagcctattctgcacacataggttaatgcactttcaatgcactttagaagtagattttcctgttccgcacaggaaaatccagctgcaaaagctcaatgaaagtgcattatcctatgtgtgcggaatgggtcctggagaactgggcttgatcccccacgcttcctccccgtgcagccagctgggtgaccttgggccagttacagtttcactcagaactctcttagtctcaccagtctcacagggtgtctggggagaggaagggaaggctctcTGGCCTTTTATACATGGCACCAGCTTCTGCGCGCTGGCGCCGTGCCGTTGCGGTGAGGCACAATGCCCCGCTGTTTCCCGTGAATGCACAGGAGCAGGGCATGCTGGATTCCCCTGGCGTAGCGCTCGCTATACACCAGGACTAGGAGGCCTGgccgaggtaagtgcagcggcACAGGCAGGGGAGGTAGGGAGCGgccggggggagcaggggggcagggggttgcccctgccagctccgtgctgCCACAGATCcttacccgggaagctccggaagatcccgcgttcgcttaatgtgggtcttccaaagccctgggccaggaggtgCTCACACTTAAGACGCTGCCGCCGCCAGTGTgggccttatggcccgtgcataataggcccctgAGGTTCCTTAGAGAAGAGTGGAGTATAAAAGCATTCTCTTCTTATACTCCAAAGGCATAAAGCCTTCCTCCCAATTGACAAGCTTCTGCTCTGATTGGTTTCATGGGGGAGAGCACTACAATGGAgacattcctcccctcccaggaGGGTGAAATGTCGTGACCCTTCTTGTATGGGGCTTCTGACAAATCATGGCGGGCCGGATCACCTATTCAACcagtgcatatttatttatttgttaataaTATTTACAGACACGTTCTCTTCAATGTGAAGTGGGGCCTGCACCTGAGTCTGAGCCCAGACGGAAAGTGAAGGCAACAATTCTGAAAAAGGATCTGGTTTCTTATTTGCTCTTCAGACTTGCTTGTCTTCTGTCCCAGGTACGAGGAGAAACAAGTGAGGCGTCCAGAAAGCCTCTTTCCCAGGTTGGAAATGAAGCTCCGAAATTGGTCTCTGAAACTTTCTGCTCTGGAAAAAGTTATGGAAGACTTCAAAGGTATTGGGGGCCCTTCCAGGAAGGGAGATGGGGAGAGATCTTGGGGTCATTTTGGAGTTGGTTTTGGGATAAGGCAAACCCTGGCTAAAGAACAACTGAGTTGCCGATTCAGAGTTCTTCTTCAAGATGACGGTGATTGGAATAATACTCCAGAACGGCCCTTTCCAACattttaatgttgagaaaccactgaaacaatcttcaggcttcaagaaacctcagaagtggtgcgatcgtgcagaatatggttgggaagcagagctgtgcagacCCACTTTGGCTACAAcccttcctggcccatcattggccatttggggggggagggcaggttgacatgaccatatatcatcatatcatcccataaatgtttaacagatttttcaaaatatatttacaaatatttaactcacatccatttgggaaacccttccagggctgtcaagaaaccccagggtttcatgaaaccctggttgaaaaagtctgctccGGAGGAAGCAGCTGTAttcaaaataaagtttgagtccaacggcaccattaagaccaacaacgttttattcaaggtgtaagcaaAACCTTacagagagccaggttggtgtagtggttaagtgtgtggacttctaatctggttagccgggttcgattccccggtcctcctccacatgcagggtgaccttgggctcgccacagcattaaTAAAGTTGTTCTTagtgagcagtaatctcagggctttctcagcctcacctccctcagagggtgtctgttggggggagaggaaatgcgaatgtaagctactttgagcctccttcgggtagagaaaagcggcatataagaaccaattcttcttcttcttcagtaatatcagggctttctcagccccacccacctcacaaggtgtctgttgtggggagaggaagccgctttgagactccttggcttattatgcacagccgctgaaacggcggcatggagaacgcggaagaggaagaagcgaagcaaaccgcttacgcacgggatggaacgcaacggtagcaaaacccagagcagccgattatgcacgcggccaatccggagccacttctggttccGCCCTGGTAGCCTGGGAAgatccactttcttctgcatttccctaacacagctttttcggcagcatacgttgactctgcgcccggttgccgcccgcagcgtgcataattggtgattttagctgccgccattccaccccgaatgcggaccttccactctgtgcataataggcccttttggtagagaaaagaggcctaTAAAAAAACCACTCTTTCttcttacaccttgaataaaactttattggtcttcaaggtgccattggacacaaactttgttctgctacttaaggctaacacagctgcccacctgaatctatatccAAAATACTTGCAGTTCTAAGGAAGAAAATATGGCCAAACACCACTTTGAGGGGAGCCCGCTGAGCATGCAGAGGAAGAATATTGTGTCCAGACATgattatggttatggttatggttagggttagggttatggttatggttatggttatggttatggttatggttatggttatgatTATGATTTAGAATTGGATCTGTGGTCATTTATATAAACATATTTTTGAAAACACACATTTCTATTCAAATTTGAACAAAATGACGTTATCCATTCAGGTGGTACTTTGAAAACTTGAAATGTAGAATATCCATTATTACAAGAGACAAACTTTACACATGGCACTAAAGATTTAACATCTTGATTCTTAAGAACAAAAGACACTTTATAACAGTcttcaaataatttaaaatgcaaaGGCTTTGTTTGAAAAACTACTGTAAATGGATCCACAGTTCCTCAAGCTGGGGTGACTGATAATATTGTGAGTGAAATGTGCTAAAGAGTTGGCAAGCGGGGTAGGGGAGCTAACAAACCGGAAATTTCAGATCTGAATGTTGGTGCTTATGTGCGTCCCGCTTTCTTTAAATAAACTGCCGGACTTGAATGGCTTGAGACGTCTCCTCTCTGCTCCAAGTCCTCTTTTTTCCCTCTGCTCTCCGATAGCCACATTTCTATTTACTTGATTATAATTTTTATCTGATTCTGTGGTACATAGGATGGTTCGTCTAAACCTGTCCCTTTTTCCCTCCCTACACCAGTATCGCTGGACCAAGCAATGAATAAAGGTAATGTTCTGGGGATGGAAAAGAAGTGACATTTTGCTGCTTAAAACAGGGGAGAGAAACTCTCTGTCACCCCTGGGAGATTACAGCTGAGTGTAAATGTGGCACACCTGCCATGAAGGAATTGAGCCAGATTCTTTCAGATAAGTAGGTGAAAGGGGTGTGTGTTAATTAATTCCACGTTAAGAGGGGGGTTACTGGCAAGCTGCCGATCGAAGGATTCTCTATTTAAATgtgcttcctttttctctctccacaaaacAGAGTTCTGCgaggaaaaacagaaaaaaggtaATTTTACGGTACTGAACTGAAAAAGACTGTTTTGATGGAAGATTGCTCCTGAGGTAAGATCGAGAAGGGGATTGCAAATGGGGATTGctagtttggcgtagtggttaggagtgcggacttctaatctggcatgccgggttcgattctgcgctcccccacatgcagccagctgggcggccttgggctcgccacggcactgataaaactgttctgaccaggcagtgatatcatggctcgtgtctgttgtggggagcagaaagggaaggtgaatataaactataccgaactaacaacacataggaccaaacgtgtttcgacccttccgggtcttcctcagtggtcaaaattataataatacactatatagcacactctataatgtgtagctgaatggttgagtggggactgaTACATATCGGCTAGAGCATGTAATGCAAAgggcaataaagtaaaatatggGATACTGAATTAGATGCTGATTGACAGAATTTACATAATCTGTTCTCCATCGGTAtattactgcagtggtccccaacctgcgggccgcggcccggcgccggcccgcaaaggccatggcgccgggccgcggctccctctccccgcccccccccacaataaaaaacttcccaggccacaagcttgcggtccgggaagcttcttactgcgggagggcggggagagggaatcagggccgggccacgcccgtgcgggccgtgcccgcgcggcccgacccgtgggcgcggcccgatccgcgggcgcggcccacgggtgcggcccgatgcgcgggcgcggcccgcaggcgcggcctgatgcgtgggcatggcccgcgcgggtgcggtTCCCGCGgccgcagcccgatgccctgccggtccccagcctaataaaggttggggaccactgcattactgtATCTACATTATTCTTTGCACAGGAGCTTTGGACACGTAGGCCCCCTGGGACTTTTTCTTTTCGTGGCCGCTAAAATGAATACTCCCAAAAAGGTTTTCTTGTCTGGTGTGTCACTGCATAATGTCACACTAGGCTTACGGACCCTGCTGGGCCACAGGGCTGTCACTGCTATGGAGGCAGGCTTTCTACTGGTAACCCTTTCTTCCTAAGGGGAAAATAAAACACATATGTTCTCAGTCcaggcccctacttggtggaatgagctcccagaggagatcagggcccagttggagctggcacagttctccaggacctgcaagatgtagTTATTTTGTTAGGGACAATGATCTATAACAGTGgaccccaatccccggtccggagaccgggaccagtccgtggatcagtcgatgccctgccactctgccgccagctcacctttggtgctctccagcggccaccatggctggggctcccccttggcatggcactgcgcagctgctactggcagcgccccccagtgtgcggtgggaagtcaggggcactagtgggaaagtaagcagagcaggggctcaggcggcagcggcgacattcctcggcaaaagactaccccccctccgggccttagtaaaattgtcaagcattgacaggtccctggtgataaaaaggttggggaccactgatctataacatctatgccccccactcccccagacaAAACACTCCCACAGAGATACTTAATCTGGGAAATATCTACCGGCAGAGACAAACTTCTGGGTAGTAAGATGACAACCGGTGCTGTCAACTGATGCTGTTAGTTTTTTAATAAGTGTTAAATGGTATACTCATTAACGTTTTAttgttttgattgctgtatttataacTGTGTacatacactgccctgagccggtctCAGGAGGGCAGTCTAGGAATCTAATTATTAACAAGAATAACAACAGCATAGAGTTCTTGCAATTCCTAGAGTGATATGTTATCACTAATGggttttctggaagtgacatcaagccACATGTTATGCCAGCACTCCCTATGTTCCCGCTATCTTTCAGCAGTAGCCAGGACTGCTTAGTGTCCCTTCTGTCATCTCCTGGAAATTAtacctttggagggggggattatttatttaaaatgcataacTGCCTGTAAAGCATATATATAAGTTTCCCAGCATCTAATTCTGTGGTTTAGTtcgtattttttaaaatagcggGAGCTTTAAGAAATCCCAAGAACTGGGCCTTAAGGACTTCCATCAGCTGTTACTTCCTTCCGGACCTTGATCTTGCTTGTTCTGTTGGACAGGGTGTCCTCcttactcttttttcttttttcccttctgaGCAGATCCACAGGTAGAGAAGGTTCAGGATGCTATTCGGAAGAGATCTCTGAGAAGGCAAAGATACTTCATGGAAAGTTTTCGAAAGAGGAATGTTGACAGATGTTGCAACAgtcaggaagaaggggaaagttaGTCCAGATGAGTGATTCTGGACTATTGGGAAGTCTTTCTGACCATCCAAGAATCTTACTTTCCAGAACCGTTTGACTTTGAAAATTATGCTTGGGAAGTTCTGTGCATGAAGAGGGTCACCTGGAATTTCTTTGCGCTGATTGAAACAGTTTGATCTTCCCCTTCTTTTGTGCTTCATTTTCTAGCAACAGTATCCAGCGATCTTTTTGGGCGGCTAATTGTTGAATCCTGAGGGAAaactcaggggggggggtctcattaaggagaccggcagaGATACGAGAGCGGCCCACCTGACTGGGAGGGCCAAGGGCTCATAGCCGGGTGACCTACGGGGTGTCAAAGTGAGATGGACAACTGGTGGGTCCTGAAAAGGTCACTTCATGGGATCCCTGGTGCAGGtggcctgctctcctggctgggatggagcgGGGCCTAAGGTGTACGGGACCCTCGGGTTGAGCAGCCTGATGGCTGGAGGGTGTGCCAGTCTCCTCAggccaggccaaccctccttGTGGAGGACAGGGTcaataaaaggctgcggccatatTAACGCCAAAAAGCAAGTCGTGTCTTCCTCGTCAAcattgccaccctgctaatcaattagTGCTTTCTCTATACCTGCGTGAGATATGACAGGGTACTACTGCCATGTTATCCTGCAAGATTTCTGGTTGCCAATCACTTTTAAGTCTCCCTTCAGTGGGGCAACAGAGGTCCACTACAGCTAAGGCTAGAATGGGAATTtgctagtcttcaaggtgccccaagACTGGTTGCAACAGATTAAGATGGCAGCTCCTCTAGAAACAGGATGAAGTCTGACTGAAGATTGCCTCTGGGTGATCTGATGATGATCTCACTCCGGGATTGTTGATATCCAGTGATTTATGTGTCGACGGGTTCTAACGTCTTTTATGCTGCCTGATTGTGTACATGCTTATTGCTTTTATAATTTCagcttaaattttgttttaatgatatTTGATGGTGCTTCATAGACCTAAATGATGGACACTGCTCTGAACAGGGTCGCTGGGAGGGCGGCAGAGAAATTAAATGAATGATAATAAAATGGTGGTAGAGAGCTTCATTACGTAAAAGCATGGCAGGGAATGGAAGCTAATCCACCCCCCATGCTCATTTATAATGTGGAATTTTATTAATTGATTTCCCTGCCCATGGGTTCAAAAATGTGCAATTGGGAACTGGAACTTTTTGGCCTCTGTTCTTGTATCTCTTTGGAGTTGGGTGTGGTAAACATGCTGGGCCACAGGTTTAGAGACAAGGGCTGAAtcagcatggagcttttattccgatcccaggttgattcagtccctgccgtctccactaaATGAGATttgtattttgattttgtccagtttaaattttccctctgcaacaagcaggactgatccggagtgatcctaccgTTCCCCTGccatatcctagagtggatatagcCTTCAATATGTGAAAATtcgcatgagaaagcatgcagagctctctgcttgttgcaaacttgctgctgagcctccattgtagaaaagccctgattggacaaggcttcagttcaaaggcttccttgttcccaggctgcaagcttgccttaaaggggaagccctaacttctctcagcagagatttgcctcttggttgttttctctctcctctactgtctccaccttcaagaaaagaaagaaagagggtcctgctgtgcttgccccc
Proteins encoded:
- the LOC143834366 gene encoding zinc finger protein RFP-like isoform X2; the protein is MASGSLVEEFCEETTCSICLEYFKEPVILDCGHNFCQACLTQCWTESDAGPSCPQCREVFQQKNFRPNRQLANFVDLVKKLEVERSTVGTEPGVCEQHQEPLKLFCKKEQTLICWLCDRSKKHKDHHTVMLDEAAQEYKDKIKAQQESLEQERNHLVTWKQSEEQGCLGCLTQVSMMMKETKHTFEQMHRFLEEKESLRLSQLRDLEKEMEDRHKENDGRFSEKISHLCSLLVEMERKCEQPADEFLQDIKSTWSRYEEKQVRRPESLFPRLEMKLRNWSLKLSALEKVMEDFKVSLDQAMNKEFCEEKQKKGNFTVLN
- the LOC143834366 gene encoding zinc finger protein RFP-like isoform X1, with translation MASGSLVEEFCEETTCSICLEYFKEPVILDCGHNFCQACLTQCWTESDAGPSCPQCREVFQQKNFRPNRQLANFVDLVKKLEVERSTVGTEPGVCEQHQEPLKLFCKKEQTLICWLCDRSKKHKDHHTVMLDEAAQEYKDKIKAQQESLEQERNHLVTWKQSEEQGCLGCLTQVSMMMKETKHTFEQMHRFLEEKESLRLSQLRDLEKEMEDRHKENDGRFSEKISHLCSLLVEMERKCEQPADEFLQDIKSTWSRYEEKQVRRPESLFPRLEMKLRNWSLKLSALEKVMEDFKVSLDQAMNKEFCEEKQKKDPQVEKVQDAIRKRSLRRQRYFMESFRKRNVDRCCNSQEEGES